A genome region from Microplitis demolitor isolate Queensland-Clemson2020A chromosome 1, iyMicDemo2.1a, whole genome shotgun sequence includes the following:
- the LOC103569598 gene encoding NADH dehydrogenase [ubiquinone] iron-sulfur protein 4, mitochondrial, which yields MAASVILRYGLHVEKMNSGLLIKNCITKLSGTECTRALSLSSTKLDKAKQPVPVPKDVHNLLTSPEAEELRRADRRQLITVDEPDDISIVSGVPEEHIKTRTVRIYQPAKNAMQSGTNNINFWQIDFDNRERWENNLMGWSSTGDPMSNVKVDFASVDEAIDHCKKMKWNYFIQKPNVDDPKPRSYGANFSWDKRTRVTTK from the exons atggcggcTTCTGTTATTCTACGCTACGGTTTACATGTTGAGAAAATGAATTCCggactattaattaaaaattgtatcaCTAAATTATCTGGTACCGA atgtaCTCGAGCATTGTCGCTAAGTTCCACTAAATTAGACAAAGCAAAGCAACCAGTCCCTGTACCAAAAGATGTCCATAATTTACTAACAAGTCCAGAAGCTGAAGAGCTCAGACGTGCGGATCGTCGTCAGCTGATAACGGTTGATGAGCCAGATGATATTTCGATTGTATCTGGGGTACCCGAAGAACACATAAAAACCCGCACAGTTCGTATTTACCAACCAGCTAAAAATGCAATGCAGTCTGGtacaaataatatcaatttctGGCAAATCGACTTTGATAACCGCGAACGCTgggaaaataatttgatgGGCTGGTCATCAAC cGGGGATCCAATGTCGAATGTGAAAGTTGATTTCGCATCGGTGGATGAAGCTATCgatcattgtaaaaaaatgaaatggaattattttattcaaaagccAAATGTTGATGATCCTAAACCTCGCTCGTATGGTGCAAACTTTTCCTGGGACAAACGTACACGGGTAACAACTAAGTGa
- the LOC103570255 gene encoding uncharacterized protein LOC103570255, whose product MADSDAFVKRFLLIFILLLTINLINSRHIITKRNYSDQSVRGYLAERTCWWNEVCKEEFHSKFRCRCPRYSYCRAPGKYYDARCSITLTGYIWTQPEMSIATEADK is encoded by the exons ATGGCGGATAGT gatgCATTTGTAAAACGATttttactcatatttattttactactaacgataaatttaataaactcacGACATATTATTACTAAAAGAAATTATAGCGACCAAAGTGTACGAGGATATTTAGcagaa aGAACTTGTTGGTGGAATGAAGTATGCAAAGAAGAATTTCACAGCAAATTTCGTTGCCGCTGTCCTAGATATTCTTACTGCCGTGCACCAGGAAAATATTATGACGCTCGATGCAGTATAACACTCACTGGCTATATATGGACACAACCGGAAATGTCGATAGCAACAGAAGCTGATAAATAA
- the LOC103569578 gene encoding peptidyl-alpha-hydroxyglycine alpha-amidating lyase 2: protein MSARKEKSIVICIFLLFLGPVSSYVINPYRHPELLSNVVDELLDLLTDKGRKINEQTQQLYPEENTIWKTPKGLGQITGVGVDPAGNPVIFHRGDRSWDYGSFDDTFKFRESFRGPITQDTVLTLNPRSGSVESSWGSNMFYLPHGLHIDSRGNVWLTDVALHQVFKFTPGSTNPDLILGEALTPGSDNDHFCQPTSVAVAKTGEIVVADGYCNNRIIVFDPFGNIINIIPQPGEFVALRVPHALTILEQGDVCVADRENMRVICMSLREGFPPDNDEDKRGPPLTLHAPDLGRVFAVASHGNTIYAVNGPTSPMIPVRGFIMDPNSETVFGHWAPTSGMFTQPHAMTISPNATELYVTEIGPNRIWKFDLVKNSSQQETPLE, encoded by the exons ATGAGTGCaaggaaagaaaaaagtatCGTAATCTGTATCTTTTTACTGTTCCTTGGACCAGTGTCTAGTTATGTAATTAATCCGTATCGTCATCCTGAGCTCCTGTCGAATGTCGTCGATGAGCTGCTGGATCTGTTGAct gacaaAGGAAGAAAAATCAATGAACAGACTCAGCAGCTGTATCCTGAAGAAAATACCATATGGAAAACACCCAAAGGTCTTGGACAAATAACTGGAGTTGGAGTTGATCCTGCAGGTAATCCTGTGATATTTCATCGCGGTGATAGATCCTGGGATTATgg gagcTTTGATGATACGTTTAAATTCCGTGAATCATTTAGAGGACCTATTACTCAAGACACTGTCCTCACATTAAACCCACGAAGCGGCTCGGTGGAGAGTTCATGGGGTTCTAATATGTTCTATTTGCCCCATGGACTTCACATCGATTCTCGCGGCAATGTATGGTTAACAGACGTTGCACTGCATCaagtattcaaa TTCACACCCGGTTCAACAAACCCTGACTTGATCCTAGGCGAAGCATTAACCCCCGGTTCAGATAATGACCACTTTTGCCAACCAACATCTGTCGCTGTTGCTAAAACTGGAGAAATAGTCGTAGCTGATGGCTACTGTAACAATAGAATTATTGTATTTGATCCATTCGGAAATATCATAAACATTATACCACAACCTGgag aATTTGTAGCTCTCCGAGTACCACATGCTTTAACGATCCTCGAGCAGGGTGACGTCTGCGTAGCTGATCGTGAGAACATGAGGGTAATTTGTATGTCACTTCGTGAAGGTTTTCCACCAGATAACGACGAGGATAAGCGAGGACCACCCTTAACGCTTCATGCACCTGATCTCGGTAGAGTTTTTGCTGTCGCTTCTCATG gtaACACAATTTATGCTGTTAATGGACCTACTTCGCCTATGATTCCTGTCAGAGGGTTCATCATGGATCCCAATAGCGAAACTGTTTTCGGACATTGGGCTCCCACTTCAggc atgTTTACACAACCTCACGCAATGACGATTTCACCAAACGCTACAGAACTTTACGTAACTGAAATAGGACCCAATCGCATTTGGAAATTCGACcttgtaaaaaattcatcacAACAGGAAACACCtctagagtaa